In one Mycobacterium sp. NBC_00419 genomic region, the following are encoded:
- a CDS encoding cupredoxin domain-containing protein, with translation MNRLLVPLLAPVAAALLFLTACSSGTTTSTPESTAAAPAATSTTAPAGPTITIADMQFGSPLTVAPGATVTVVNSDGPEHSVTADSGNAFDVDIDGKGTATFTAPTKPGTYAYHCTYHPSMHGQLVVA, from the coding sequence ATGAATCGACTTCTCGTACCCCTGCTCGCACCCGTTGCTGCCGCACTGCTGTTCCTGACCGCCTGCTCGTCCGGAACCACCACGTCGACCCCCGAGAGCACGGCGGCCGCGCCGGCCGCGACGTCCACCACAGCACCGGCTGGCCCCACGATCACGATCGCAGACATGCAGTTCGGTTCACCGCTGACGGTGGCTCCGGGCGCCACCGTGACCGTCGTGAACTCTGACGGCCCCGAGCACTCCGTCACCGCCGACTCCGGCAACGCCTTCGACGTCGACATCGACGGCAAGGGCACCGCCACGTTCACCGCGCCGACCAAGCCGGGCACCTACGCCTACCACTGCACCTACCACCCGAGCATGCACGGGCAGCTGGTCGTGGCGTGA
- a CDS encoding NAD(P)/FAD-dependent oxidoreductase encodes MATINGAVSHWFTELPQPRPALPGDRDADVCIVGAGYTGLWTAYYLKKADPSLRITILEARFAGFGASGRNGGWLSGLAPGHRGLLAKQYGRESVVAWQKTLNEAVDEVIEVAAREGIDADIVKGGNLEVARNAAQARRLRAEADEDREWGTEDIEMLTAAQAAERIRVDHLVLGSFNPHCARIQPAKLARGLADVVERMGVTIYEQTPVTTISAGRADTPLGVVRAPIVLRATEGFTARMKGLRRRWLPMNSAMIATEPMSDDIWARIGWEGRETMGDLAHGFFYAQRTADNRIAIGGRAVPYRYASRIDNDGAVGEGTITYLTGVLNTVLPQTRGVPIAHGWCGVLAVPRDWSAGVSLDPVTGLGEAGGYVGHGVTATNLAGRTLSDLVLKRATPLTAMPWVGHHSKTWEPEPLRWIGVRGMYTAYKVADRHEEGGRSSTSPIAVVADTIARRP; translated from the coding sequence ATGGCCACGATCAACGGCGCCGTCTCGCACTGGTTCACCGAACTTCCCCAGCCCCGTCCCGCTCTGCCCGGTGACCGTGACGCCGACGTGTGCATCGTCGGCGCCGGCTACACCGGCCTGTGGACCGCCTACTACCTGAAGAAGGCCGACCCGTCGCTGCGGATCACCATCCTGGAGGCGCGGTTCGCCGGGTTCGGCGCGTCGGGACGCAACGGCGGCTGGCTGTCCGGGCTGGCTCCCGGGCACCGCGGCCTGCTCGCCAAGCAGTACGGCCGCGAGAGCGTGGTGGCCTGGCAGAAGACCCTCAATGAGGCCGTCGACGAGGTCATCGAGGTGGCTGCCCGGGAGGGCATCGACGCCGACATCGTCAAGGGCGGCAACCTCGAGGTCGCGCGCAACGCCGCCCAGGCCCGGCGGCTGCGCGCCGAGGCCGACGAAGACCGCGAGTGGGGCACCGAGGACATCGAGATGCTGACCGCGGCGCAGGCCGCCGAGCGTATTCGCGTCGACCACCTGGTGCTGGGCTCGTTCAACCCGCACTGCGCCCGCATCCAGCCGGCCAAACTGGCCCGCGGGCTGGCCGACGTGGTCGAGCGGATGGGCGTCACGATCTATGAGCAGACCCCGGTGACGACGATCAGCGCCGGCCGGGCCGACACCCCGCTGGGCGTGGTGCGGGCACCGATCGTGCTGCGGGCCACCGAGGGATTCACCGCCCGGATGAAGGGCCTGCGGCGGCGCTGGCTGCCGATGAACAGCGCGATGATCGCCACCGAGCCGATGTCGGACGACATCTGGGCGCGCATCGGCTGGGAGGGCCGCGAGACGATGGGCGACCTGGCCCACGGCTTCTTCTACGCCCAGCGCACCGCCGACAATCGCATCGCCATCGGTGGTCGCGCGGTTCCGTACCGCTACGCCTCCCGGATCGACAACGACGGCGCGGTCGGCGAGGGCACCATCACCTACCTGACCGGTGTGCTCAACACCGTGCTGCCGCAGACCAGGGGAGTGCCGATCGCCCACGGGTGGTGCGGCGTGCTGGCCGTGCCGCGGGACTGGTCGGCCGGCGTCAGCCTGGACCCGGTGACCGGACTGGGCGAGGCCGGCGGGTACGTCGGCCACGGCGTGACGGCCACCAATCTGGCCGGGCGCACCCTGAGCGATCTGGTCCTCAAGCGTGCCACCCCGCTGACCGCGATGCCGTGGGTCGGGCATCACTCGAAGACCTGGGAGCCCGAGCCGCTGCGCTGGATCGGGGTGCGCGGGATGTACACCGCTTACAAGGTGGCCGACCGGCACGAGGAAGGTGGGCGGTCCAGCACCTCGCCGATCGCAGTCGTCGCAGACACCATCGCGCGGCGGCCCTAG
- a CDS encoding DUF427 domain-containing protein, with protein MKEPTSAHPITITPTSGRVRVHVNGELVADTRAALGLQEASYPVVQYIPIGDVDPKVLDRSESRTHCPYKGDAGYYNVTVGHLTVEDAVWVYEQPFPAVAAIAGHVAFYPNKADISVDPD; from the coding sequence ATGAAGGAACCGACGTCCGCGCATCCGATCACGATCACCCCGACCTCGGGCCGGGTACGGGTCCACGTCAATGGTGAACTCGTCGCCGACACCCGTGCCGCGCTGGGGTTGCAGGAGGCGAGCTATCCCGTCGTCCAGTACATCCCGATCGGCGATGTGGACCCAAAGGTGTTGGACCGCAGTGAAAGCCGCACGCACTGTCCCTACAAGGGCGACGCCGGCTACTACAACGTCACCGTCGGTCACCTGACCGTCGAGGACGCGGTCTGGGTCTACGAGCAGCCCTTCCCCGCGGTCGCGGCGATCGCCGGTCACGTGGCCTTCTACCCGAACAAAGCCGACATCAGCGTCGACCCGGACTGA
- a CDS encoding DNA-3-methyladenine glycosylase family protein, which yields MPVERTLRFAGPVSPGHTLAPQRRGPGDPCYQLDAQRTIWRTSLQASGPVTARIARAAPDAVSCQAWGPGAEEFVAALPALLGADDDATDFQPHHPVIATAATRVPHLRLGRTGRVLEALIPAVIEQRVPGADAFRAWRLLVTKYGTPAPGPAPERMRVPPSAEVWRRVPSWEFHRANVDPGRARTVIGCAQRADALERLVTRPAAEARDALTSLPGVGVWTAAETAQRAFGDADALSVGDYHVSKMIGWTLIGRPVDDAEMVELLEPVRPHRYRAVRLLEVSGLAYEPRRGARLPVQQISTL from the coding sequence GTGCCCGTCGAGCGCACACTGCGGTTCGCCGGCCCGGTCAGCCCGGGCCACACGCTGGCTCCCCAGCGTCGCGGTCCGGGTGATCCCTGCTACCAACTCGACGCGCAGCGCACGATCTGGCGCACCAGCCTGCAGGCCAGCGGCCCGGTCACCGCACGCATCGCGCGCGCGGCCCCGGACGCGGTGAGTTGCCAGGCGTGGGGGCCCGGAGCCGAGGAGTTCGTCGCAGCCCTGCCCGCGTTGTTGGGTGCCGACGACGACGCCACCGACTTCCAGCCGCACCATCCGGTGATCGCGACGGCGGCCACCCGCGTGCCGCATCTGCGGCTGGGCCGCACCGGCCGCGTGCTCGAGGCGCTCATCCCCGCGGTCATCGAGCAGCGGGTACCGGGCGCGGACGCCTTTCGGGCCTGGCGCCTGCTGGTGACGAAGTACGGCACGCCCGCGCCGGGACCGGCTCCCGAGCGGATGCGGGTGCCCCCGTCGGCCGAGGTGTGGCGCCGGGTCCCGTCGTGGGAATTCCACCGCGCCAACGTCGACCCGGGCCGGGCCCGGACCGTCATCGGCTGCGCGCAGCGGGCTGATGCGCTGGAGCGGTTGGTGACCCGGCCCGCCGCCGAGGCCCGCGACGCGCTGACCTCACTTCCCGGCGTCGGCGTGTGGACGGCCGCCGAGACCGCGCAACGGGCGTTCGGTGACGCCGACGCCCTGTCCGTCGGCGACTATCACGTGTCGAAGATGATCGGTTGGACTCTGATCGGCAGGCCGGTCGACGACGCCGAGATGGTCGAACTGCTCGAACCGGTCCGACCGCATCGCTACCGGGCGGTGCGCCTACTCGAGGTCAGTGGTCTGGCCTATGAGCCGCGCCGCGGAGCCCGGCTGCCGGTGCAGCAGATCAGCACTTTGTGA
- a CDS encoding Dps family protein, which yields MGSKFTVPGMTEAQGRKVADLLQKQLSTYNDLHLTLKHVHWNVVGPNFIGVHEMIDPQVELVRAYADEVAERIATLGASPQGTPGAILKDRTWDDYSVGRDTVQAHLAALDLVYDGVIEDVRKAIATTEELDPITQDILIGQAAELEKFQWFVRAHLESAGGTLTHEGKSTEKGAAKAAR from the coding sequence ATGGGTTCGAAGTTCACCGTTCCCGGTATGACCGAGGCGCAGGGCCGTAAGGTCGCCGACCTGCTGCAGAAGCAGTTGAGCACCTACAACGACCTGCACCTGACCCTTAAGCACGTGCACTGGAACGTGGTGGGTCCCAACTTCATCGGCGTGCACGAGATGATCGACCCCCAGGTCGAATTGGTCCGTGCCTACGCCGACGAGGTCGCCGAGCGGATCGCCACCCTGGGCGCCTCACCGCAGGGCACCCCCGGCGCGATTCTCAAAGACCGCACGTGGGACGACTACTCGGTGGGACGCGACACCGTGCAGGCACACCTGGCGGCGCTCGACCTGGTCTACGACGGCGTGATCGAAGACGTCCGCAAGGCCATCGCCACCACCGAGGAGTTGGACCCGATCACCCAGGACATCCTGATCGGCCAAGCCGCCGAACTGGAGAAGTTCCAGTGGTTCGTGCGAGCGCACCTGGAGAGCGCCGGCGGCACGCTGACCCACGAGGGCAAGTCCACCGAGAAGGGCGCCGCGAAGGCCGCCCGCTGA
- the aqpZ gene encoding aquaporin Z — protein MSAPTMAHRLAAEFVGTFWLVLGGCGAAVFAADPAEDKSVGIGFLGVSLAFGLTVLTGVYAFGVISGGHFNPAVTLGAAIAKRVEWKALPAYWITQVIGGLVAGLVIYVIAKGKPGFTATGHLAANGYAEHSPFGYSLAAVVIAEVLLTFIFLLVILGATDNRAPKGFAGLAIGLTLTLIHLISIPISNTSVNPARSTGVAFFNGDGAPAQLWVFWLAPLVGAAIAGAVYPLLFGRGEELADRPVRDDALER, from the coding sequence ATGTCAGCTCCGACGATGGCACACAGGCTGGCGGCTGAGTTCGTCGGCACATTCTGGTTGGTTCTCGGCGGCTGCGGTGCAGCAGTTTTCGCCGCTGACCCGGCCGAGGACAAGTCGGTCGGGATCGGGTTTCTCGGCGTCTCACTCGCCTTCGGCCTGACCGTCCTCACCGGCGTGTACGCCTTCGGGGTGATCTCCGGCGGGCATTTCAACCCCGCAGTCACCCTCGGTGCGGCGATCGCCAAACGGGTGGAATGGAAAGCCCTGCCTGCCTACTGGATCACCCAGGTGATCGGCGGACTCGTGGCCGGTCTGGTGATCTACGTGATCGCCAAGGGAAAGCCGGGATTCACCGCCACCGGTCATCTGGCCGCCAACGGATACGCCGAGCACTCCCCGTTCGGCTACTCGCTGGCCGCCGTGGTGATCGCCGAGGTTCTACTCACGTTCATCTTCCTTCTGGTCATCCTCGGCGCCACCGACAACCGCGCCCCGAAGGGCTTCGCCGGGTTGGCAATCGGGTTGACGCTCACCTTGATTCACCTGATCTCCATCCCGATCTCGAACACGTCGGTGAACCCGGCCCGGTCCACCGGTGTCGCGTTCTTCAACGGTGACGGCGCCCCCGCGCAGCTGTGGGTGTTCTGGCTCGCCCCACTGGTGGGCGCGGCCATCGCCGGCGCGGTCTACCCCCTGCTGTTCGGCCGTGGCGAGGAACTCGCCGACCGCCCCGTGCGCGACGACGCCCTGGAGCGCTGA
- a CDS encoding cupin domain-containing protein translates to MPRSRSSHAVSLTEGEIVEESDLGSIRRVTADNFPILRGLSIKRVVINPGAMRTPHWHANANELTYCVSGTALVSVLDSYSQFSSFVVSEGEMFHIDSGSLHHIENIGEDVAEFIIAFRNERPEDFGLFPAFGAMTDAVLGNTYDLDASDFTKIRRNTTDRPLARRAGDPEIPATAYFGDPHKFSLEAQSPQISLAVGSAHLARVQYWPALKDLSMYSLRIREDGMREPHWHPITAEMGYVRSGSARMTVMGPGGELDTWYLNQGDVYFIPRAYPHHIEVVDCPGWHFLIFFDQPMPGDIGYRASISAYSREVLAATFNVHIDDLPNFPFTNTDPLIVTRNNPLDEHAMGED, encoded by the coding sequence GTGCCCAGATCCCGTAGTTCGCATGCCGTTTCGCTCACCGAGGGCGAGATCGTCGAGGAATCCGACCTCGGCTCGATCCGCCGGGTCACCGCCGACAACTTCCCCATCCTGCGCGGCCTGTCGATCAAGCGGGTGGTGATCAATCCCGGCGCGATGCGCACCCCGCATTGGCACGCCAACGCCAACGAGCTGACCTACTGCGTCTCGGGTACCGCACTGGTCTCCGTTCTGGACAGCTACAGCCAGTTCTCCTCGTTCGTGGTCAGCGAGGGCGAGATGTTCCACATCGATTCCGGCTCACTGCATCACATCGAGAACATCGGCGAGGACGTCGCCGAGTTCATCATCGCCTTCCGCAATGAGCGGCCCGAGGACTTCGGCCTGTTCCCGGCATTCGGCGCCATGACCGACGCGGTCCTGGGCAACACCTACGACCTGGACGCCTCCGACTTCACCAAGATCCGGCGCAACACCACCGACCGCCCACTGGCCAGGCGCGCCGGTGATCCCGAGATCCCCGCGACGGCGTACTTCGGCGACCCGCACAAGTTCTCGCTGGAGGCGCAGAGCCCCCAGATCAGCCTCGCTGTCGGCTCGGCGCATCTGGCCCGCGTCCAGTACTGGCCGGCGCTGAAGGACCTGTCGATGTACTCGTTGCGGATTCGCGAGGACGGGATGCGCGAACCGCACTGGCATCCGATCACCGCCGAAATGGGTTATGTCCGAAGCGGATCAGCGCGTATGACGGTGATGGGACCGGGCGGCGAACTGGACACCTGGTACCTCAACCAGGGCGACGTCTACTTCATCCCGCGGGCCTATCCGCACCACATCGAGGTGGTCGACTGCCCGGGCTGGCACTTCCTGATCTTCTTCGACCAGCCCATGCCCGGCGACATCGGCTACCGCGCCTCGATCAGCGCTTACTCCCGCGAGGTTCTGGCCGCGACGTTCAACGTGCACATCGACGATCTGCCGAACTTTCCGTTCACCAACACCGACCCGTTGATCGTCACCCGCAACAACCCACTCGACGAGCACGCCATGGGCGAGGACTGA
- a CDS encoding chloride channel protein, which produces MAAADPISDSTALGKLGAFIRDSGYLRKWLILGVSIGIIAGLGAVVFYLALDYTGRFLIGYLGGYDMPEALEAGGGTGSGSFARPWAIPLIVFGGALVSAFLVAKFAPEAEGHGTDSAIEAVHTDPRSIRVRAVVIKMLSSALTIGSGGSGGREGPTAQISAGFGSLLTRVFNLSDGDGRVAVSLGIGSGIGAIFGAPLGGAVLAASILYREDFDYKALVPGFLTSGTAYAIYGSIMGFAPMFGYVEPDYRFDPAQLVWFAVIGIVSAAIGYLYARVFYGTVSLTNRLPGGKIVKPAIGGLLVGLLALAIPQVLASGYGWVQIATTREGLLTIPLWIILVLPIAKIVATSLSIGTGGSGGIFGPGIVIGAFVGAGIWRLADLAGAPAVPAGPAVFVIVAMMACFGSVAHAPLAVMIMVAEMTGSFSVIPGAMVAVGVAYLIICRTPVSIYQAQRLNRETAAAERVTVTAPEVLSTPVDDDKEPDR; this is translated from the coding sequence ATGGCCGCGGCGGACCCCATCAGCGATAGCACGGCCCTCGGGAAGCTGGGAGCCTTCATCCGCGACTCGGGATACCTGCGTAAGTGGCTCATCCTGGGCGTTTCCATCGGCATCATCGCCGGGCTCGGGGCGGTCGTCTTCTATCTGGCGCTGGACTACACCGGCCGGTTCCTGATCGGTTACCTCGGCGGCTACGACATGCCGGAGGCCTTGGAGGCCGGCGGCGGAACCGGCTCGGGCAGCTTCGCCCGCCCCTGGGCGATCCCGCTGATCGTGTTCGGTGGCGCCCTGGTGTCTGCGTTCCTGGTCGCGAAGTTCGCCCCCGAGGCCGAAGGGCACGGGACCGACAGCGCCATCGAGGCCGTCCACACCGACCCGCGCTCCATCCGGGTGCGCGCCGTGGTGATCAAGATGCTCTCCAGCGCCCTGACCATCGGCTCGGGCGGCTCCGGTGGGCGGGAAGGTCCCACCGCCCAGATCTCGGCCGGCTTCGGTTCGCTGCTGACCCGGGTGTTCAACCTCTCCGACGGCGACGGCAGAGTGGCCGTGTCGCTGGGCATCGGCTCCGGAATCGGGGCGATCTTCGGCGCCCCACTGGGCGGCGCAGTGCTGGCCGCCTCGATCCTCTACCGCGAAGACTTCGACTACAAGGCGCTGGTACCAGGCTTTCTCACCTCGGGAACCGCTTACGCGATCTACGGGTCGATCATGGGCTTTGCCCCGATGTTCGGCTACGTCGAGCCGGACTACAGATTCGACCCGGCGCAGCTGGTGTGGTTCGCCGTCATCGGAATCGTCTCTGCCGCAATCGGTTACCTTTACGCCAGGGTGTTCTACGGAACGGTGTCACTGACCAACCGCCTGCCCGGCGGCAAGATCGTCAAGCCCGCCATCGGCGGCCTGCTGGTCGGCCTGCTCGCGTTGGCGATTCCGCAGGTACTCGCCAGTGGATACGGCTGGGTGCAGATCGCCACCACCCGCGAAGGTCTGCTGACCATCCCGCTGTGGATCATCCTCGTGCTGCCGATCGCGAAAATCGTTGCGACATCGCTGTCGATCGGCACCGGCGGTTCCGGCGGCATCTTCGGCCCCGGCATCGTCATCGGGGCATTCGTCGGCGCAGGGATCTGGCGGCTGGCCGACCTGGCCGGCGCACCCGCCGTCCCGGCCGGCCCCGCGGTGTTCGTCATCGTCGCGATGATGGCCTGCTTCGGCAGCGTGGCGCACGCACCGCTGGCCGTGATGATCATGGTCGCCGAGATGACGGGATCGTTCTCGGTGATCCCCGGCGCGATGGTCGCGGTCGGCGTGGCCTATCTGATCATCTGCCGCACCCCGGTGTCGATCTACCAGGCTCAGCGGCTCAACCGCGAGACCGCCGCCGCCGAACGGGTCACCGTCACGGCACCGGAAGTTCTCAGCACCCCCGTCGACGATGACAAAGAACCCGACAGGTAG
- a CDS encoding sulfite exporter TauE/SafE family protein produces the protein MVIATVVLAVFVGISLGLLGGGGSILTVPLLAYVAGLDTKQAIATSLLVVGTTSLVGAVSHARAGRVQWRTAGLFGATAMVGAYGGGHIAAFVPGTVLLIGFAIMMVATAIAMLRGRKNSAGSATGAALSLPKIAAVGLGVGLVTGLIGAGGGFLLVPALVLLGGLPMPIAVGTSLVIIGMNSFAGFAGYLSSVQIDWSLAGMVIAAAVVGALIGARFAGRVDPELLRKGFGWFVLGMASVILGEEIHPVVGFTCAAITVVAAAAMFACNHIASCPLRRFTGQSTRIGAAA, from the coding sequence ATGGTCATCGCGACAGTCGTTCTGGCGGTCTTCGTCGGGATCTCGCTCGGACTGCTCGGCGGCGGGGGGTCGATCCTGACCGTCCCCCTGCTGGCCTATGTGGCTGGTCTGGACACCAAACAGGCGATCGCCACCTCGCTGCTGGTGGTCGGTACCACCAGCCTGGTGGGGGCGGTGTCCCATGCCCGCGCCGGGCGCGTCCAATGGCGCACCGCTGGCCTCTTCGGTGCGACCGCCATGGTCGGCGCGTACGGGGGCGGGCACATCGCAGCTTTCGTTCCCGGCACCGTGCTGCTGATCGGGTTCGCGATCATGATGGTCGCCACCGCGATCGCCATGCTGCGCGGCCGCAAGAACTCAGCCGGTAGTGCGACCGGCGCCGCCCTGTCGTTGCCGAAGATCGCCGCGGTGGGCCTCGGTGTCGGTCTGGTCACCGGGCTGATCGGCGCCGGGGGAGGCTTCCTGCTGGTGCCCGCTCTGGTGCTGTTGGGCGGACTACCGATGCCGATCGCCGTTGGCACGTCGCTGGTGATCATCGGGATGAACTCCTTCGCCGGATTCGCCGGCTACCTGTCCAGCGTGCAGATCGACTGGTCTCTTGCCGGCATGGTGATCGCCGCCGCGGTCGTCGGTGCCCTGATCGGCGCCCGGTTCGCCGGGCGGGTCGATCCGGAACTGCTGCGCAAGGGATTCGGCTGGTTCGTCCTGGGCATGGCGTCGGTGATCCTCGGTGAGGAGATCCACCCGGTGGTCGGATTCACCTGCGCCGCAATCACTGTGGTTGCAGCCGCAGCGATGTTCGCATGCAACCACATCGCATCCTGCCCATTGCGCCGATTCACCGGCCAGTCCACCCGAATCGGAGCTGCGGCATGA
- a CDS encoding metal-sensitive transcriptional regulator, translated as MSNTEVLHRLRRAQGQLAGVVSMIEDGRDCKDIVIQLAAVSKALDRAGFKIVATGLRECATGIDTGDKTPLTESELEKLFLALA; from the coding sequence ATGAGTAACACCGAAGTGCTGCACCGGCTACGCCGGGCCCAGGGCCAGTTGGCCGGTGTCGTCTCGATGATCGAAGACGGCCGCGACTGCAAGGACATCGTGATCCAGCTGGCCGCGGTGTCCAAGGCACTCGACCGGGCCGGCTTCAAGATCGTCGCCACCGGGCTGCGCGAATGCGCCACCGGAATCGATACCGGCGACAAGACACCACTAACCGAAAGCGAGCTCGAGAAGTTGTTTCTCGCGCTCGCCTGA
- a CDS encoding MBL fold metallo-hydrolase — MKFNQYYLECLSHASYLIGDETTGRAVVVDPQRDVSEYIADAAELGMTIELVIETHFHADFLSGHLELAKATGARIVYSSIAQPEFDFMGVYDGERYSLGDVQLEFRHTPGHTPESMSIVIYEHADDTLPYGVLTGDTLFIGDVGRPDLLASIGFTREELADKLYDSLHDKLMPLPDTTRVYPAHGAGSACGKNLSTELWSTMGEQRRTNYALRASDKATFMEMVTEGQPPAPGYFVYNAILNRKDRDLLDETEMPAPMTYDEVKNAVTAGAMLIDGRSPEEFALGHLRGAVNIGLGGRYAEFAGSVVKPDVDLVIMTEPGMELEGKNRLARIGFDRVVGVLAEPYQVMFANPDDVEVASRLTTNAMGERMADVPELQIVDVRNPGEAAAGMIPGAVNIPVGQLPDRVGELDPGKPTVVYCAGGYRSSVAASVLRQRGFADVSDVLGGYGAWDEAVQNA, encoded by the coding sequence ATGAAGTTCAACCAGTACTACCTGGAATGCCTGTCGCATGCGTCCTACCTGATCGGCGACGAGACCACCGGTCGCGCCGTCGTGGTCGACCCGCAACGCGACGTGTCCGAATACATCGCCGACGCAGCGGAACTCGGCATGACCATCGAGCTGGTCATCGAAACCCACTTCCACGCCGACTTCCTGTCCGGGCACCTCGAACTGGCCAAAGCGACCGGCGCCCGGATCGTCTACTCCTCGATCGCCCAGCCGGAGTTCGACTTCATGGGGGTCTACGACGGCGAGCGCTACTCGCTCGGTGACGTGCAGCTGGAATTCCGGCACACCCCGGGTCACACACCTGAGTCGATGAGCATCGTCATCTACGAGCACGCCGATGACACCCTCCCGTACGGCGTGCTGACCGGTGACACCCTGTTCATCGGTGATGTGGGCCGGCCGGATCTGTTGGCGTCCATCGGCTTCACCCGCGAGGAACTGGCCGACAAGCTCTACGACTCCCTGCACGACAAGTTGATGCCCCTGCCCGACACCACCCGCGTCTACCCCGCCCACGGTGCCGGCTCGGCGTGCGGCAAGAACCTTTCGACCGAGTTGTGGTCGACGATGGGCGAGCAGCGCAGGACCAACTACGCGCTGCGCGCCTCGGACAAGGCGACGTTCATGGAGATGGTCACCGAGGGTCAGCCGCCCGCCCCGGGCTACTTCGTCTACAACGCGATCCTCAACCGCAAGGACCGCGACCTGCTCGACGAGACCGAGATGCCCGCGCCGATGACCTATGACGAGGTCAAGAATGCGGTCACCGCCGGCGCCATGCTGATCGACGGTCGCTCGCCGGAGGAGTTTGCGCTCGGGCATCTACGGGGCGCCGTCAACATCGGATTGGGTGGGCGCTACGCCGAATTCGCCGGCTCAGTGGTCAAGCCCGACGTCGACCTGGTGATCATGACCGAGCCCGGCATGGAGCTGGAGGGCAAGAACCGTTTGGCCCGAATCGGTTTCGACCGTGTCGTCGGTGTCCTCGCCGAGCCCTACCAGGTGATGTTCGCCAACCCCGACGACGTCGAGGTCGCGTCGCGGTTGACCACCAACGCGATGGGCGAGCGGATGGCCGATGTTCCCGAGCTGCAGATCGTTGATGTGCGCAACCCGGGCGAGGCGGCTGCCGGAATGATCCCCGGCGCGGTGAACATTCCGGTGGGTCAACTGCCGGACCGGGTCGGTGAACTCGATCCGGGCAAGCCGACGGTCGTGTACTGCGCCGGCGGCTACCGCTCCTCGGTTGCGGCGAGCGTGCTGCGCCAGCGCGGCTTCGCCGATGTCAGTGATGTCTTGGGTGGCTACGGCGCCTGGGACGAAGCAGTCCAGAACGCTTGA
- a CDS encoding NAD(P)/FAD-dependent oxidoreductase, whose product MSTTAKHQVLIVGGGTAGITVAARMLRKGYTDVAVIEPSDKHYYQPLWTLVGGGQAKAGSTERAESSVMPKDASWIRTSAESFDPENNTVTCSDGATYGYDVLVVAPGIQLDWQATEGLASTLGRDGVSSNYRFDLAPKTWEFIRNTRSGTAVFTMPTGGVKCAGAGQKIAYLASDYWRRQGVLSDIDVHLVVPGPRIFGIPGIADNLDKVIAGYGITLHTESEMTAVDADARKVTVSAVGPSGSDAMLPYDVLHVVPRQSAPDWIKRSPLSTGDAAGYVEVDKHTLQHVRYPNVFALGDVASSPNAKTGAAVRKQAPVVVDNIDAHLGGRPLTGSYDGYSSCPIVTSSHDMLLAEFDYDLNLTPSFPGLDPTAPHRAYWYLKKYGLPFLYWNLMLKGLA is encoded by the coding sequence ATGAGCACGACAGCAAAACACCAGGTTCTGATCGTCGGCGGCGGCACTGCCGGAATCACGGTAGCCGCACGCATGCTCCGTAAGGGCTACACCGACGTCGCGGTCATCGAACCGTCGGACAAGCACTACTACCAGCCGCTGTGGACCCTCGTCGGCGGCGGCCAGGCCAAGGCCGGCAGCACCGAACGTGCCGAATCCTCGGTAATGCCCAAGGACGCCAGCTGGATTCGCACATCCGCCGAGAGCTTCGACCCGGAGAACAACACCGTCACCTGTTCGGACGGCGCCACCTACGGCTACGACGTGCTGGTGGTCGCACCCGGCATCCAGCTCGACTGGCAGGCCACCGAAGGACTGGCGAGCACGCTGGGCCGCGACGGGGTGTCATCGAACTACCGGTTCGACCTGGCACCCAAGACCTGGGAGTTCATCCGCAACACCCGGTCGGGCACCGCCGTGTTCACCATGCCCACCGGCGGGGTGAAGTGCGCAGGCGCCGGGCAGAAGATCGCGTACCTGGCGTCGGACTACTGGCGCAGGCAGGGCGTGCTGTCCGACATCGACGTCCATCTCGTGGTGCCCGGCCCGCGGATCTTCGGAATCCCCGGCATCGCCGACAATCTCGACAAGGTGATCGCCGGCTACGGCATCACCCTGCACACCGAGTCGGAGATGACCGCGGTCGACGCGGACGCCCGCAAGGTGACGGTGTCGGCGGTCGGACCCAGCGGCAGCGACGCGATGCTGCCCTACGACGTACTACACGTCGTGCCGCGGCAGTCGGCACCGGACTGGATCAAGCGCAGCCCGCTGTCCACCGGCGATGCCGCCGGCTACGTCGAGGTCGACAAGCACACCCTGCAGCACGTCCGCTATCCCAACGTGTTCGCTCTCGGGGACGTCGCATCCTCACCCAACGCCAAGACCGGCGCGGCGGTGCGCAAGCAGGCCCCGGTGGTGGTCGACAACATCGACGCCCACCTGGGCGGTCGACCGCTCACCGGCTCCTACGACGGGTATTCGTCATGCCCCATCGTCACGTCGTCGCACGACATGCTGCTCGCCGAGTTCGACTACGACCTGAACCTCACGCCGTCGTTCCCGGGTCTGGACCCCACCGCACCGCATCGGGCGTACTGGTATCTGAAGAAGTACGGGCTGCCGTTCCTGTACTGGAACCTGATGCTCAAGGGCCTCGCCTGA